The Streptomyces sp. RKAG293 genome includes a region encoding these proteins:
- a CDS encoding DUF1003 domain-containing protein: MPADVERERAKTPGGSTAAPRHRVRLDQPRPTRRRLLPAYDPEEFGRFSERIARFLGTGRFIVWMTVLIILWVLWNVFAPDSMRWDQYPFIFLTLMLSLQASYAAPLILLAQNRQDDRDRVTHEQDRKQNERSIADTEYLTREVASLRMNLGEVATRDWIRSELQDLLKELEERRDEGDAGPDR, from the coding sequence ATGCCCGCTGACGTGGAGCGCGAGCGCGCGAAGACACCGGGCGGCTCCACCGCGGCGCCGCGGCACCGGGTACGCCTGGACCAGCCCCGCCCGACCCGGCGGCGGCTGCTGCCGGCCTACGACCCGGAGGAGTTCGGCCGGTTCTCGGAGCGGATCGCGCGCTTCCTGGGCACCGGGCGCTTCATCGTCTGGATGACGGTCCTCATCATCCTGTGGGTGCTGTGGAACGTCTTCGCCCCGGACTCGATGCGCTGGGACCAGTACCCGTTCATCTTCCTGACGCTGATGCTCTCGCTCCAGGCGTCGTACGCGGCGCCGCTGATCCTGCTCGCGCAGAACCGCCAGGACGACCGCGACCGCGTCACCCACGAGCAGGACCGCAAACAGAACGAACGCAGCATCGCCGACACCGAATACCTGACGCGGGAGGTGGCGTCGCTGCGGATGAACCTCGGGGAGGTCGCCACCCGCGACTGGATCCGTTCCGAGCTCCAGGATCTGCTGAAGGAACTGGAAGAGCGGCGTGACGAAGGCGACGCCGGACCCGACCGGTGA
- a CDS encoding magnesium transporter MgtE N-terminal domain-containing protein — protein MAAGAPRVFISHISGVAVFDPGGDQVGRVRDLVVMLRVGGKPPRVLGLVVEVVSRRRIFLPMTRVTGVESGQVITTGVVNMRRFEQRPTETLVLGELLDRRVRIVATGEEVTVLDISMVQLPARRDWEIDKVFVRRGKGGALRRRGETLTLDWSAVSGFSLEEHGQGAENLLATFERLRPADLANVLHHLSPKRRGEVAAALDDDRLADVLEELPDDDQVEILGKLKEERAADVLEAMDPDDAADLLSELPEVDQERLLTLMQPQDAADVRRLLSYEERTAGGLMTTEPIVLRPDATIADALARVRNPDLSPALAAQVYVCRPPDETPTGKYLGLVHFQRLLRDPPFTLVGSIVDTDLLPLPPGTPLSAVTSYLATYNLISAPVVDESGSLLGAVTVDDVLDHLLPDDWRETDLHGAAGAYHVGETRQDENRPADAR, from the coding sequence ATGGCCGCAGGTGCCCCGCGCGTGTTCATCTCCCACATCTCGGGTGTCGCGGTCTTCGACCCGGGCGGCGACCAGGTCGGCCGGGTGCGGGATCTCGTGGTCATGCTGCGGGTCGGCGGGAAGCCGCCGCGGGTGCTCGGGCTGGTCGTCGAGGTGGTCAGCCGGCGGCGGATCTTCCTGCCGATGACCCGGGTGACCGGCGTCGAGTCCGGCCAGGTGATCACCACCGGCGTCGTCAACATGCGGCGCTTCGAGCAGCGGCCGACCGAGACCCTGGTCCTCGGCGAACTGCTCGACCGGCGGGTCAGGATCGTTGCGACCGGCGAGGAGGTGACGGTGCTGGACATCTCGATGGTGCAGCTGCCGGCCCGCCGCGACTGGGAGATCGACAAGGTCTTCGTCCGCCGCGGCAAGGGCGGCGCGCTGCGCAGGCGCGGCGAGACGCTCACCCTGGACTGGTCCGCCGTGTCCGGCTTCTCGCTGGAGGAGCACGGGCAGGGCGCCGAGAACCTGCTCGCCACGTTCGAGCGGCTGCGCCCCGCCGACCTCGCGAACGTCCTGCACCATCTGTCGCCCAAGCGCCGCGGTGAGGTCGCCGCCGCCCTGGACGACGACCGGCTCGCCGACGTGCTGGAGGAGCTGCCGGACGACGACCAGGTGGAAATCCTCGGCAAGCTCAAGGAGGAGCGCGCGGCCGACGTCCTGGAGGCGATGGACCCGGACGACGCGGCCGACCTGCTCTCCGAGCTGCCCGAGGTCGACCAGGAGCGCCTGCTCACGCTGATGCAGCCGCAGGACGCGGCCGACGTGCGCCGGCTGCTCTCCTACGAGGAGCGCACGGCCGGCGGTCTGATGACCACCGAGCCCATCGTGCTGCGGCCCGACGCGACGATCGCGGACGCGCTCGCACGGGTCCGCAACCCCGACCTGTCGCCCGCGCTCGCCGCCCAGGTCTATGTCTGCCGGCCGCCCGACGAGACCCCGACCGGCAAGTACCTGGGCCTGGTGCACTTCCAGCGGCTGCTGCGCGACCCGCCCTTCACCCTGGTCGGCTCGATCGTCGACACCGACCTGCTGCCGCTGCCGCCCGGCACCCCGCTGTCCGCGGTGACCAGCTATCTGGCCACGTACAACCTGATCTCGGCGCCCGTCGTGGACGAGAGCGGGTCGCTGCTCGGCGCGGTGACGGTCGACGACGTGCTGGACCACCTGCTGCCCGACGACTGGCGCGAAACCGATCTGCACGGCGCGGCCGGCGCGTACCACGTCGGTGAGACCCGCCAGGACGAGAACAGGCCCGCCGATGCCCGCTGA
- a CDS encoding DMT family transporter, translating to MSAEPRTVAPPVAVPPAAAVAHRPLDLTLLAVAIAGVSFSAPLIAATAAPALAIAFWRNAMAVGVLTPFVLRRNLGELRRMGRRSLLLSVAAGATLALHFGLWLPSLSMTSVATSTALCTTTPIWTTIILRIRGHRPPRMVWAGTLLAVVGVIILTGIDMSTDTRALGGDALALGGGIAAAAYVLLGAEVRRTASTTAYTYICYSTTAAALLVACLVSGASLGGYSGETWLKLVALTVAAQLLGHSLLNRVVHGLGPSTTSTAILLETPGAALIAALWLGQTPPAMAYPALGVILAGLALVILADRKSSPVPADLPATPGGA from the coding sequence GTGTCCGCCGAGCCGCGCACCGTCGCCCCGCCTGTCGCCGTGCCCCCCGCGGCAGCGGTCGCGCACCGGCCGCTGGACCTGACGCTGCTGGCCGTCGCCATCGCCGGCGTCTCGTTCTCCGCGCCGCTGATCGCGGCGACCGCCGCCCCGGCGCTGGCCATCGCGTTCTGGCGGAACGCCATGGCGGTCGGGGTGCTCACCCCGTTCGTGCTGCGCCGCAACCTCGGCGAGCTGCGCCGGATGGGCCGCCGCTCGCTGCTGCTGTCGGTGGCGGCGGGCGCGACGCTCGCACTGCACTTCGGCCTGTGGCTGCCGAGCCTGTCGATGACGTCGGTCGCGACCTCGACCGCGCTGTGCACCACGACCCCGATCTGGACCACGATCATCCTGCGGATACGCGGCCACCGGCCGCCCCGGATGGTGTGGGCGGGCACCCTGCTGGCCGTGGTCGGCGTCATCATCCTGACCGGCATCGACATGTCGACCGACACCCGTGCGCTGGGCGGCGACGCGCTCGCGCTGGGCGGGGGCATCGCGGCGGCCGCGTACGTCCTGCTGGGCGCCGAGGTCCGCAGGACCGCCAGCACCACCGCGTACACCTACATCTGCTACTCGACGACGGCGGCCGCGCTGCTCGTCGCCTGCCTGGTCTCCGGCGCCTCGCTGGGCGGGTACAGCGGGGAGACCTGGCTGAAGCTCGTCGCGCTCACCGTCGCCGCCCAGTTGCTGGGCCACTCGCTGCTGAACCGGGTGGTGCACGGGCTCGGCCCGTCCACCACCTCGACCGCGATCCTGCTGGAGACACCGGGCGCGGCCCTCATCGCGGCGCTCTGGCTGGGCCAGACGCCGCCGGCGATGGCCTACCCGGCGCTCGGGGTGATCCTCGCCGGCCTGGCCCTGGTGATCCTGGCGGACCGCAAATCCAGCCCGGTGCCGGCGGACCTTCCGGCGACGCCCGGCGGAGCCTGA
- a CDS encoding magnesium and cobalt transport protein CorA — MSMIRDLRAVVRPSLRKSAVSYDYGATRTPSATSAVVDCAVYRDGARCSDHIDPAVALEKVRTGSRSEGFVWIGLHEPTEQEFAGIAEVFGLHPLAVEDAVHAHQRPKLERYDDILFTVFKTIRYVEHTELTATSEVVESGEVMVFTGRHFVITVRHGGHGSLRALRHRLEEDPELLAKGPSAVLHAIADQVVDDYLAVTEAVQDDIDDVEIDVFSAAQGKSARGGDAGRIYQLKREVLEFKRAVSPLLRPMQLLSERPMRLIDPEIQKYFRDVADHVARVHEQVVGFDDLLNSILQANLAQATVAQNEDMRKITAWAAILAVPTMITGVYGMNFDHMPELHWRYGYPMVLCATVAICFSIHRGFRRNGWL; from the coding sequence ATGTCGATGATCCGTGACCTGCGTGCAGTGGTCCGTCCCTCCCTGCGCAAGAGCGCCGTTTCATACGACTACGGCGCGACCCGTACGCCGAGCGCGACGAGCGCGGTCGTGGACTGCGCCGTCTACCGCGACGGCGCGCGCTGCAGCGACCACATCGACCCGGCCGTCGCGCTGGAGAAGGTGCGCACCGGCAGCCGCAGCGAGGGCTTCGTCTGGATCGGGCTGCACGAGCCCACGGAGCAGGAGTTCGCCGGCATCGCCGAGGTGTTCGGGCTGCACCCGCTGGCCGTCGAGGACGCGGTGCACGCCCACCAGCGCCCCAAGCTGGAGCGCTACGACGACATCCTGTTCACCGTCTTCAAGACCATCAGGTACGTCGAGCACACCGAACTCACCGCGACCAGCGAGGTCGTGGAGAGCGGCGAGGTCATGGTCTTCACCGGCCGGCACTTCGTCATCACCGTCCGGCACGGCGGCCACGGCTCGCTGCGCGCGCTGCGGCACCGGCTGGAGGAGGACCCCGAGCTGCTCGCCAAGGGCCCCTCGGCCGTGCTCCACGCCATCGCCGACCAGGTCGTCGACGACTACCTCGCCGTCACCGAGGCGGTGCAGGACGACATCGACGACGTGGAGATCGACGTCTTCTCCGCCGCGCAGGGCAAGTCCGCGCGCGGTGGCGACGCCGGCCGGATCTATCAGCTCAAGCGCGAGGTGCTGGAGTTCAAGCGGGCCGTCTCGCCGCTGCTGCGGCCGATGCAGCTGCTCAGTGAGCGGCCAATGCGGCTGATCGACCCGGAGATCCAGAAGTACTTCCGCGATGTCGCCGACCACGTGGCGCGGGTCCACGAGCAGGTGGTGGGCTTCGACGACCTGCTCAACTCGATCCTGCAGGCGAACCTGGCGCAGGCGACCGTCGCGCAGAACGAGGACATGCGCAAGATCACCGCATGGGCCGCGATCCTCGCCGTCCCGACGATGATCACCGGTGTGTACGGCATGAACTTCGACCACATGCCGGAGCTGCACTGGCGCTACGGGTACCCGATGGTGCTGTGCGCGACCGTCGCCATCTGTTTCAGCATCCACCGTGGATTCCGGCGTAACGGCTGGTTGTAG
- a CDS encoding suppressor of fused domain protein, producing the protein MGDLLQLVEARLHSAFGERHSRAAVTFLGTDRIEVLRFVDGDVLRYATLGMSRQPMSDPLATVADPLRGPRAELVLSVRAGLAPVDQVLRPLAVLAASPQVEGVVVAPGASLDVGGPLWTGAPFSAVLVAEPGGLVEDLGLDEPLDPVRFFPVLPMTQNEAAWKRVHGGAALQERWLKYGTDLRDPLRASVPLSD; encoded by the coding sequence ATGGGCGATCTTCTTCAGCTGGTCGAGGCGCGACTGCACTCGGCTTTCGGTGAGCGGCACAGCAGGGCGGCGGTGACCTTCCTCGGCACCGACCGCATCGAGGTGCTGCGCTTCGTCGACGGCGATGTGCTGCGCTACGCGACGCTCGGCATGTCGCGGCAGCCGATGAGCGATCCCCTCGCCACCGTCGCCGACCCGCTGCGCGGCCCGCGCGCCGAACTGGTGCTGTCCGTACGGGCCGGGCTCGCCCCCGTGGACCAGGTGCTGCGGCCGCTCGCCGTGCTCGCCGCCTCGCCCCAGGTCGAGGGCGTCGTGGTGGCTCCCGGCGCCTCGCTGGACGTCGGCGGACCGCTCTGGACCGGCGCGCCGTTCTCCGCGGTGCTGGTCGCGGAGCCGGGCGGCCTGGTCGAGGATCTCGGCCTGGACGAACCGCTGGATCCGGTCCGGTTCTTTCCCGTGCTCCCCATGACACAGAACGAGGCGGCCTGGAAGCGCGTCCACGGCGGCGCCGCGCTGCAGGAGCGCTGGCTGAAGTACGGCACGGATCTGCGCGACCCGCTGCGGGCGTCGGTACCGCTCAGCGACTGA
- a CDS encoding DUF6758 family protein has translation MRGEPSCPKCGGRVRAPGLFADAWQCGVHGTVYPLQPVVPPSVEALGVVVHRAKVPVWMPWPLPVGWLFSGVASAGDDRSGGRATAVACSGPGPLGGPGELLLIAEELGVGLGARYAGIQGPDPGPSMCVDQSPHTKVLAAGRPTPLWHVKDAPGDRAVFAGEALGLWLWAIVWPEQSGLMMYDELVLTDLRDAGAEVDLLSCGALSPRLLS, from the coding sequence ATGAGGGGCGAACCCAGTTGCCCGAAGTGTGGTGGCCGGGTGCGAGCGCCCGGCCTCTTCGCCGATGCCTGGCAGTGCGGCGTGCACGGGACCGTGTATCCGCTCCAGCCGGTCGTCCCGCCGAGCGTCGAGGCGCTCGGGGTGGTGGTCCATCGCGCGAAGGTACCGGTGTGGATGCCCTGGCCGCTGCCGGTCGGCTGGCTCTTCTCCGGGGTGGCCTCCGCGGGCGACGACCGCAGCGGCGGGCGGGCGACCGCCGTGGCCTGCTCCGGTCCCGGGCCGCTCGGCGGTCCCGGTGAGCTGCTGCTGATCGCCGAGGAGCTGGGTGTGGGGCTGGGGGCGCGCTACGCGGGCATCCAGGGACCCGATCCAGGCCCCTCGATGTGTGTGGACCAGTCCCCGCACACCAAGGTGCTGGCCGCGGGCCGGCCCACCCCGCTGTGGCATGTGAAGGACGCACCCGGCGACCGGGCGGTCTTCGCGGGCGAGGCGCTCGGGCTGTGGCTCTGGGCCATCGTGTGGCCCGAGCAGTCCGGGCTGATGATGTACGACGAGCTGGTGCTCACCGATCTGCGGGACGCGGGGGCGGAAGTCGACCTGCTGTCGTGCGGTGCGCTGTCTCCCCGGCTGCTCTCCTGA
- a CDS encoding PHP domain-containing protein codes for MRIDLHTHSTASDGTDTPAELVRNAAAAGLDVVAITDHDTVGGQDEAAKALYDLGSPLTLVTGAELSCKVDGISMHMLAYLFDPAEPELFRERELVRDDRVPRARAMVGKLQELGVPVTWEQVAVIAGDGSVGRPHIATALVDLGVVDSVSDAFTDQWLANDGRAYVGKHEFDPFDAVRLVKAAGGVTVFAHPGAHKRGETVPESVIAALAAAGLDGIEVDHMDHDEATRARLRGFAAEAGLLATGSSDYHGSRKACRLGECVTDPEVYREIARRATGAVPISAV; via the coding sequence GTGCGCATCGACCTGCACACCCACTCCACGGCCTCGGACGGTACGGACACCCCCGCCGAGCTGGTGCGCAACGCCGCCGCCGCGGGTCTCGACGTCGTGGCGATCACCGACCACGACACGGTCGGCGGCCAGGACGAGGCCGCCAAGGCGCTGTACGACCTCGGGTCGCCGCTGACGCTGGTGACCGGCGCGGAGCTGTCCTGCAAGGTCGACGGCATCAGCATGCACATGCTGGCGTACCTCTTCGACCCCGCCGAGCCCGAGCTGTTCCGGGAGCGCGAGCTCGTACGGGACGACCGGGTGCCGCGCGCGCGGGCCATGGTCGGCAAGCTCCAGGAGCTCGGCGTCCCCGTCACCTGGGAGCAGGTCGCCGTGATCGCCGGTGACGGTTCCGTCGGCCGGCCGCACATCGCGACCGCGCTCGTCGACCTCGGCGTCGTGGACAGCGTCTCCGACGCGTTCACCGACCAGTGGCTGGCCAACGACGGCCGCGCGTACGTCGGGAAGCACGAGTTCGACCCCTTCGACGCCGTACGCCTGGTCAAGGCGGCCGGCGGGGTCACCGTCTTCGCGCACCCGGGCGCCCACAAGCGCGGCGAGACCGTTCCGGAGAGCGTCATAGCCGCTCTGGCGGCGGCCGGACTCGACGGCATCGAGGTGGACCACATGGACCACGACGAGGCCACCCGGGCCCGGCTGCGCGGCTTCGCCGCCGAGGCGGGGCTGCTCGCCACCGGCTCCAGCGACTACCACGGCAGCCGCAAGGCCTGTCGGCTCGGGGAGTGCGTCACCGACCCCGAGGTGTACCGGGAGATCGCGCGCAGGGCGACCGGCGCGGTCCCGATCAGCGCCGTCTAG
- a CDS encoding MarC family protein, whose protein sequence is MLDVTLFGSVFVTLFVIMDPPGITPIFLALTSGRATKVQRRMAWQAASVAFGVITVFGLFGHQILDYLHVSVPALRIAGGLLLLLIALDLLTGKMDEPTQTKDVNVALVPLGMPLLAGPGAIVTVILAVQNAHGFGQQASVWLAIAAMHVVLWLVMRYSLAIIRLIKEGGVVLVTRLSGMLLSAIAVQQVANGVLGFVHGEG, encoded by the coding sequence ATGCTCGACGTCACCCTCTTCGGGTCGGTCTTTGTCACGCTCTTCGTGATCATGGACCCGCCCGGGATCACCCCGATCTTCCTCGCGCTGACCTCCGGCCGCGCCACCAAGGTGCAGCGCCGGATGGCCTGGCAGGCGGCCTCCGTCGCCTTCGGCGTCATCACCGTCTTCGGCCTCTTCGGCCATCAGATCCTCGACTACCTGCATGTCTCGGTCCCCGCGCTGCGGATCGCCGGTGGTCTGCTGCTGCTGCTCATCGCGCTCGACCTGCTCACCGGCAAGATGGACGAGCCGACCCAGACCAAGGACGTGAACGTCGCGCTGGTGCCGCTGGGGATGCCGCTGCTCGCCGGGCCCGGTGCGATCGTGACCGTGATCCTGGCGGTGCAGAACGCCCACGGCTTCGGCCAGCAGGCGTCGGTGTGGCTGGCGATCGCCGCCATGCACGTCGTGCTGTGGCTGGTCATGCGCTACTCGCTGGCGATCATCCGGCTCATCAAGGAGGGCGGTGTGGTGCTGGTGACCCGGCTGTCCGGGATGCTGCTCTCGGCCATCGCCGTTCAGCAGGTGGCCAACGGCGTGCTGGGGTTCGTGCACGGCGAGGGCTGA
- a CDS encoding NYN domain-containing protein, giving the protein MDNDNALAAMAAGIERTNELLQRVLAEVATTPATHAVFVDAGYVYAAAGRLVAGTEDRQTFDLDAEGIIEAFIDKARSLFPDSRLLRVYWYDGARRRIHTREQERIAELPDVKVRLGNLNASRQQKGVDSLIRTDLESLARHRAISDAVLIGGDEDLVSAVEAAQGYGARVHLWGIEATEGRNQADPLLWEVDSQRTFDLEFCKPYLTRRPVPEYGDAPVPSRADVHFVGARVAGQWLAVRGRDTLAELLPGRPYLPPAYDQELLVEAEGLLGISLRAHADLRRSLRDGFWDHLTAQL; this is encoded by the coding sequence ATGGACAACGACAACGCGCTGGCCGCCATGGCCGCCGGTATCGAGCGCACCAACGAGCTCCTCCAGCGGGTCCTGGCCGAAGTCGCCACCACCCCCGCCACCCACGCCGTGTTCGTGGACGCCGGCTACGTCTACGCCGCCGCGGGCCGCCTCGTCGCGGGCACCGAGGACCGGCAGACCTTCGACCTGGACGCCGAGGGCATCATCGAGGCGTTCATCGACAAGGCGCGCTCGCTCTTCCCGGACAGCCGGCTGCTCCGCGTCTACTGGTACGACGGCGCCCGCCGCCGCATCCACACCCGCGAGCAGGAGCGCATCGCCGAGCTCCCCGACGTCAAGGTCCGGCTCGGCAACCTCAACGCCAGCCGCCAGCAGAAGGGCGTCGACTCCCTCATCCGCACCGACCTCGAATCGCTCGCCCGGCACCGCGCCATCAGCGACGCGGTCCTCATCGGCGGTGACGAGGACCTGGTGTCCGCCGTCGAGGCGGCCCAGGGCTACGGCGCGCGAGTGCACCTGTGGGGCATCGAGGCCACCGAAGGACGCAACCAGGCGGACCCCCTGCTCTGGGAGGTCGACAGCCAGCGCACCTTCGACCTCGAGTTCTGCAAGCCGTATCTGACCCGTCGGCCGGTGCCCGAGTACGGTGACGCGCCGGTGCCCTCGCGCGCGGACGTGCACTTCGTGGGCGCCCGGGTGGCCGGCCAGTGGCTCGCCGTGCGGGGCCGCGACACCCTCGCGGAACTGCTGCCCGGCCGGCCCTATCTGCCGCCGGCCTACGACCAGGAACTGCTCGTCGAAGCCGAGGGATTGCTCGGCATCTCGCTGCGCGCCCACGCCGACCTGCGACGTTCGCTGCGCGACGGCTTCTGGGACCACCTCACCGCCCAGCTCTGA
- a CDS encoding alpha/beta fold hydrolase yields the protein MSRPPTLELPEGARAYRLVTARGDFAVLDAGTAVLGTALLVPGFTGSKEDFIALLEPLALAGYRVVAVDGRGQHETGGPADESAYAQAELAADVLAQTEALGGPGPVHVLGHSLGGLIVRAAAIDAVPPWESLTIMSSGPAAIDAEQQARTRMLVEALPAMGMEAVWQAMRDMDAENADAADVPPAIAEFLYRRWMGNVPEQLIATGGQLIAEPDRVAELAAVPIRTLVLSGDVDYAWPPEWLDDMALRLGARRVVIKGAEHSPNVEQPEATAEALIDFWSSKGE from the coding sequence ATGAGCAGACCGCCAACACTGGAGCTGCCCGAAGGGGCCCGTGCGTACCGCCTCGTCACCGCGAGGGGCGACTTCGCGGTGCTGGACGCCGGAACGGCGGTCCTCGGCACCGCCCTGCTGGTGCCCGGGTTCACCGGGAGCAAAGAGGACTTCATCGCGCTGCTCGAACCGCTGGCGCTGGCCGGCTACCGGGTGGTCGCGGTCGACGGCAGGGGGCAGCACGAGACGGGCGGCCCGGCTGACGAGAGCGCGTACGCCCAGGCCGAACTGGCCGCCGACGTCCTCGCGCAGACCGAGGCGCTGGGCGGTCCGGGTCCGGTGCACGTACTGGGCCACTCGCTGGGCGGGCTGATCGTGCGGGCGGCGGCGATCGACGCGGTGCCGCCGTGGGAGTCGCTGACGATCATGAGTTCCGGGCCGGCCGCCATCGACGCCGAGCAGCAGGCCAGGACGCGGATGCTCGTCGAGGCGCTGCCCGCGATGGGGATGGAGGCGGTCTGGCAGGCGATGCGCGACATGGACGCGGAGAACGCCGACGCGGCGGATGTCCCGCCCGCCATCGCGGAGTTCCTCTACCGGCGCTGGATGGGCAACGTCCCGGAGCAGCTGATCGCGACCGGCGGGCAGCTGATCGCGGAGCCCGACCGGGTCGCCGAGCTGGCCGCCGTACCGATCCGCACGCTGGTGCTCTCCGGCGACGTCGACTACGCGTGGCCGCCGGAGTGGCTCGACGACATGGCGCTGCGGCTGGGCGCGCGGCGGGTGGTCATCAAGGGCGCCGAGCACTCACCGAACGTGGAGCAGCCGGAGGCCACGGCCGAGGCACTGATCGATTTCTGGAGCTCGAAGGGCGAGTGA
- a CDS encoding ferritin-like fold-containing protein produces MRSMETPDETTAPATGIAALDWAGASADPHYRAAVVDLLGALAYGELAAFERLADDAKLAPELEDKAQLAAMAAAEFHHFERLRDRLSEIGASAKEAMEPFGAALDEFHRQTAPSDWLEGLVKAYVGDSIASDFYREVAARLDTDTRTLVLAVLDDTGHASFAVEKVRAAIEADPRVGGRLALWARRLMGEALSQAQRVVADRDALSTMLVGGVAGGFDLAEAGRMFTRITEAHTKRMAALGLAA; encoded by the coding sequence GTGCGCAGCATGGAGACGCCTGACGAGACGACCGCACCTGCCACCGGAATCGCCGCCCTGGACTGGGCCGGAGCTTCCGCGGACCCCCACTACCGAGCCGCGGTGGTGGATCTGCTGGGTGCGCTGGCCTACGGCGAACTGGCCGCGTTCGAACGCCTCGCGGACGACGCGAAGCTCGCGCCGGAGCTCGAGGACAAAGCTCAGCTGGCCGCCATGGCGGCGGCCGAATTCCACCACTTCGAGCGGCTGCGGGACCGGCTTTCCGAGATCGGGGCCTCCGCGAAGGAGGCGATGGAACCCTTCGGTGCCGCGCTGGACGAGTTCCACCGGCAGACCGCCCCGTCGGACTGGCTGGAGGGTCTGGTCAAGGCCTACGTCGGCGACTCGATCGCCTCGGACTTCTACCGCGAGGTCGCGGCGCGGCTCGACACCGACACCCGCACGCTCGTCCTGGCCGTACTGGACGACACCGGCCACGCCAGCTTCGCCGTCGAGAAGGTCCGCGCCGCCATCGAGGCGGACCCGCGGGTCGGCGGCCGGCTCGCGCTGTGGGCGCGGCGGCTGATGGGTGAGGCGCTGTCACAGGCGCAGCGCGTCGTCGCCGACCGGGACGCGCTGTCGACGATGCTCGTCGGGGGAGTGGCCGGCGGTTTCGACCTGGCCGAGGCCGGCCGGATGTTCACCCGGATCACCGAAGCGCACACCAAGCGGATGGCGGCACTCGGGCTGGCTGCCTGA